A genomic region of Methanothermobacter sp. CaT2 contains the following coding sequences:
- the proS gene encoding proline--tRNA ligase, translating into MTEFSEWFHNILEEAEIIDQRYPVKGMHVWMPHGFMIRKNTLKILRRILDRDHEEVLFPLLVPEDELAKEAIHVKGFEDEVYWVTHGGLSQLQRKLALRPTSETVMYPMFALWVRSHTDLPMRFYQVVNTFRYETKHTRPLIRVREITTFKEAHTIHATASEAEEQVERAVEIYKEFFDSLGIPYLITRRPPWDKFPGSEYTVAFDTLMPDGKTLQIGTVHNLGQTFARTFEIKFETPDGDHEYVHQTCYGLSDRVIASVIAIHGDESGLCLPPEVAAHQVVIVPIIFKKAAEEVMEACRDLRSRLEAAGFRVHLDDRDIRAGRKYYEWEMRGVPLRVEIGPRDLEKGAAVISRRDTGEKVTADLQGIEETLRELMDDILENLRTGAWERMESEIREAETLEEASRIIDEKRGIISFMWCGEEECGMDVEEKVRVDILGIQEGGSGTCINCGREAPYRAYLARTY; encoded by the coding sequence ATGACAGAGTTCAGTGAATGGTTCCATAACATTTTAGAGGAAGCCGAAATTATCGATCAGAGGTACCCCGTTAAGGGCATGCACGTCTGGATGCCCCACGGATTCATGATAAGGAAGAATACCCTGAAAATCCTCAGGAGGATACTTGACAGGGACCATGAAGAGGTACTGTTCCCGCTTCTCGTACCGGAGGATGAACTGGCAAAGGAGGCCATACACGTAAAGGGATTCGAGGACGAGGTCTACTGGGTGACCCACGGTGGCCTCAGCCAGCTCCAGAGAAAACTTGCCCTGAGGCCCACAAGTGAAACCGTGATGTACCCCATGTTCGCCCTCTGGGTCAGGTCACACACGGACCTCCCCATGAGGTTCTACCAGGTGGTCAACACCTTCAGGTATGAAACAAAACACACGAGGCCCCTGATAAGGGTCCGTGAGATAACAACCTTCAAGGAGGCCCATACCATACATGCGACTGCCTCTGAAGCAGAGGAGCAGGTTGAAAGGGCCGTGGAGATCTATAAAGAATTCTTTGACTCCCTTGGGATCCCCTACCTGATAACCAGGAGACCGCCATGGGACAAATTCCCGGGGTCAGAGTACACTGTTGCCTTCGACACCCTCATGCCCGATGGTAAGACCCTCCAGATAGGAACCGTCCACAACCTCGGCCAGACCTTCGCGAGGACCTTCGAGATAAAATTTGAAACCCCTGATGGGGACCATGAATACGTCCACCAGACATGCTACGGACTATCCGACAGGGTCATAGCCTCGGTGATAGCCATCCACGGTGACGAATCCGGGCTCTGCCTCCCCCCTGAGGTGGCAGCCCACCAGGTGGTGATAGTGCCCATAATATTCAAGAAGGCCGCGGAGGAGGTTATGGAGGCCTGCAGGGATCTCAGATCCAGGCTTGAGGCAGCCGGCTTCAGGGTGCACCTTGATGACCGTGACATCAGGGCAGGAAGGAAGTACTATGAGTGGGAGATGCGCGGAGTACCTCTGAGGGTCGAGATCGGGCCAAGGGACCTTGAAAAGGGCGCGGCCGTGATATCACGGAGGGATACAGGTGAGAAGGTAACCGCCGACCTCCAGGGCATTGAGGAAACCCTCAGGGAACTCATGGACGACATCCTGGAAAACCTCAGAACAGGGGCATGGGAGAGGATGGAGTCAGAGATCCGGGAGGCTGAGACCCTCGAGGAGGCCTCAAGGATAATAGATGAAAAGAGGGGTATCATATCATTCATGTGGTGCGGTGAAGAGGAATGCGGTATGGACGTTGAGGAGAAGGTCCGCGTGGACATCCTGGGAATACAGGAGGGAGGAAGCGGAACCTGCATAAACTGTGGCCGCGAGGCCCCCTACAGGGCTTACCTTGCCAGAACATACTAG
- the cofC gene encoding 2-phospho-L-lactate guanylyltransferase yields the protein MKTCAIIPVSRFTHAKTRLSPTLSPSEREGLLKAMLMDVSGALARHVDRVLVISADEDVLEYAYSLGLKILEEEGERDLNGALEQAMDFCAPEFDRVIITPSDIPLIGKADVSNLLDHASRSDVVIAPAKGGGTNTLILRPSAMSLRFGDCSFFEHIREAREKGLSVSVYDSFYLSLDVNTAEDLGEIILHGEGTHAREYLRKLRFTVKPSRGSDRLEVSRSP from the coding sequence ATGAAGACATGCGCCATAATACCTGTCTCACGATTCACACATGCAAAGACCAGGCTCTCACCCACCCTTTCACCATCAGAGAGGGAGGGACTGCTGAAGGCCATGCTCATGGATGTATCGGGGGCCCTCGCCAGACACGTGGACAGGGTCCTGGTTATAAGTGCAGATGAGGATGTCCTGGAATACGCCTACAGCCTTGGACTTAAAATACTTGAGGAGGAGGGTGAGAGGGACCTCAACGGTGCCCTTGAACAGGCAATGGACTTCTGCGCCCCGGAATTTGACAGGGTGATCATAACCCCCTCAGACATACCACTGATAGGGAAAGCAGACGTCAGCAACCTCCTGGACCATGCATCCCGTTCAGATGTTGTTATAGCGCCGGCGAAGGGTGGCGGGACAAACACCCTCATATTAAGGCCCTCTGCAATGAGTCTCAGGTTCGGTGACTGCAGCTTCTTTGAACACATACGTGAGGCCAGGGAGAAGGGACTCAGCGTATCGGTGTATGACTCATTCTACCTATCCCTCGATGTAAACACTGCGGAGGACCTCGGTGAGATAATACTCCACGGTGAGGGGACCCACGCAAGGGAGTACCTCAGAAAACTCCGCTTCACAGTTAAACCCTCCCGGGGTTCGGACAGGCTGGAGGTTTCAAGGTCACCCTGA
- the thiD gene encoding bifunctional hydroxymethylpyrimidine kinase/phosphomethylpyrimidine kinase, producing the protein MLALSIAGFDPSGGAGILADIKTFSALGVYGAGVITALTAQNVGRVSGIMPVPPGFVEEQLDLVMEDLPVIHAKTGMLYSAEIVEAVAEKVREYDLRVIVDPVMVAASGGELSEGNLVRALRRHLLPEALIVTPNVAEAERLSDVPIGSVNDAIRAARVIGELCDVIITGGHLGGRSVIQIDGDVEVLEGELLDSRNTHGSGCSFSAATAAYLERGLDLGEALRMADSFVMEAIRHGHHGTLNQFWMHSRYPE; encoded by the coding sequence ATGCTGGCACTCTCAATCGCAGGCTTCGACCCATCAGGAGGGGCGGGTATACTTGCAGATATAAAGACCTTCTCTGCCCTGGGGGTGTACGGTGCAGGCGTCATAACCGCCCTGACAGCCCAGAACGTGGGGAGGGTCTCCGGCATAATGCCGGTACCCCCCGGATTTGTGGAGGAACAGCTTGACCTTGTGATGGAGGACCTTCCAGTTATTCATGCAAAGACAGGAATGCTCTACAGTGCAGAGATAGTCGAGGCCGTTGCAGAGAAGGTGCGTGAGTACGATCTGAGGGTGATTGTTGACCCGGTCATGGTGGCTGCATCCGGGGGTGAACTCTCAGAGGGGAACCTTGTGAGGGCACTGAGGAGGCACCTCCTCCCTGAGGCCCTGATCGTGACACCCAATGTCGCTGAGGCAGAGAGGCTCTCAGATGTCCCCATAGGGAGCGTGAATGATGCAATCAGGGCTGCCAGGGTCATAGGTGAACTCTGCGATGTCATAATCACGGGGGGTCACCTTGGCGGGAGGAGTGTGATCCAGATCGACGGTGATGTGGAGGTTCTTGAGGGGGAACTTCTTGATAGCCGGAATACCCATGGGAGTGGATGCTCCTTCTCAGCTGCAACGGCAGCCTACCTTGAGAGGGGACTTGACCTGGGGGAGGCCCTGAGGATGGCCGACAGCTTTGTGATGGAGGCCATAAGGCACGGGCACCACGGTACCCTCAATCAGTTCTGGATGCACAGCCGGTACCCTGAGTAA
- a CDS encoding radical SAM protein, whose amino-acid sequence MGSKNIIFSGGEPLLHPKFYKSLEYGFNRGFEIPVTSNGTFIDEECVNKLKSVDAKVTISIDGSSPKINDSLRGAGTFKKAINAVESLVDSNIYTSMRMTLLKSNLGDLRNYIVQDCL is encoded by the coding sequence ATAGGTTCCAAAAACATAATATTTAGTGGGGGAGAACCATTACTCCATCCAAAATTTTATAAATCATTAGAATATGGGTTTAACAGAGGATTTGAGATCCCTGTAACATCTAATGGCACTTTTATCGACGAAGAATGCGTTAATAAACTAAAATCTGTAGATGCTAAAGTTACAATAAGTATTGACGGATCTTCTCCAAAGATAAATGACTCATTACGTGGGGCAGGAACCTTTAAAAAGGCAATAAATGCTGTGGAGAGTCTCGTTGATTCTAATATCTATACTTCAATGAGAATGACTTTATTGAAAAGTAATTTAGGGGATTTACGTAATTATATTGTCCAAGATTGCCTATAA
- a CDS encoding energy-coupling factor transporter transmembrane protein EcfT yields the protein MIEYINSNSVIHDLNPGTKFFFSVAMLFAAIITSSPYFLFFLIILSSIVWFMAEIPLRKFKQVFIVLITLFLIGTLTQAVFFTEQSNYSGIKTVLFYLSPYIPVTMEGIRYGIIFSMRMMVIFMPPILIPLTSHPSEIVLMLRKMKFPEWLILLITMSIRFLPLTMKNFTTLRNAQRLRKTKLEFQDLLFLFESLIITSLKTAKQMALALEVKAFGHSERRTSFRTLEFSFKDSIFFTLSILIIVAAVFNRGV from the coding sequence ATGATTGAATATATTAATTCAAATTCAGTAATACACGATCTAAATCCTGGCACTAAATTTTTTTTCTCAGTCGCAATGTTATTCGCAGCCATAATAACATCATCCCCATATTTTCTGTTTTTTTTAATAATATTGTCAAGTATCGTCTGGTTCATGGCGGAAATTCCCCTAAGAAAATTCAAACAGGTTTTTATTGTATTAATTACACTGTTTTTGATTGGAACACTAACTCAAGCCGTTTTTTTCACCGAACAGTCGAATTACTCAGGAATAAAGACAGTTCTTTTCTATCTAAGCCCATATATACCTGTTACAATGGAGGGGATAAGATATGGAATTATTTTTTCCATGCGAATGATGGTCATATTTATGCCTCCAATCCTTATTCCCCTTACAAGCCATCCCAGTGAAATAGTATTGATGTTACGAAAGATGAAATTCCCGGAATGGTTGATACTCCTCATCACCATGTCAATTCGTTTTTTACCTCTGACTATGAAGAATTTCACCACCCTGAGAAATGCTCAGAGACTCAGAAAAACTAAACTCGAATTTCAGGATTTATTATTCCTCTTTGAGTCTCTGATTATTACCTCACTCAAAACAGCAAAACAGATGGCATTGGCCTTAGAAGTGAAAGCCTTTGGACATAGTGAAAGGAGAACTTCATTCAGGACACTTGAATTTAGCTTTAAAGATAGTATATTTTTCACTCTTTCGATTCTGATCATAGTTGCTGCAGTTTTTAATCGGGGGGTGTAA
- a CDS encoding ABC transporter ATP-binding protein yields MNIIKVKDLSFRYQGSDNFTLKEIDFRVKKGEIIGITGKSGCGKSTLLYSLSGIIPHTVKGEKKGSVNVCGLDTEKHDIATLTTNIGFIFQNPEIQLFNVSVEDELAFIAENLNYSPEKIRRCVEFALDALDIRHLRNRYPFDLSGGEKQKVALASVISVKPEVLVLDEPTSELDARGRTAVLETLEKLNNEGMTIILAEHNLDEALPLMDRLMVLDDGRIRILEKPEDVFRNNLFFELGLRAPQSVEVGMKLRQRKMTLTIDDAAICLKDNVSNLKILRDAPQTLHRDPVIEVKNLSFQSNNRNILNDINLIVKRGEVVGLVGENGSGKTTLAMILTGLLKPTAGNVKVMGRVVEGDPREVHERVGFLFQNPENQLFCNSVKSEIAYGTEKLNENLVSKLIKQMDLEKFGDKHPLTLSRGERQRVAAATALSRDPDILIVDEPTTGQDWNHVKAFMDLLIGLNKEGKTIILITHDMRVVAEYCTRLLVMRNGEIIMDSSTRNAFANIKLLKKAGLRPAPISEISLMAGINPPILRVDEIKKVNKNC; encoded by the coding sequence GTGAATATAATCAAAGTGAAAGATCTGTCATTCAGATATCAGGGATCAGATAACTTTACCCTTAAGGAAATAGATTTCAGAGTAAAAAAGGGAGAGATTATTGGCATTACAGGCAAATCTGGGTGTGGGAAGTCCACTTTACTCTATTCTTTAAGTGGAATAATCCCGCATACAGTTAAGGGTGAAAAGAAGGGCTCAGTAAATGTCTGTGGACTCGATACAGAAAAACATGATATAGCCACACTTACAACTAATATTGGATTTATATTCCAGAACCCTGAAATTCAGCTTTTCAACGTCTCTGTTGAAGATGAACTGGCATTTATAGCTGAAAATCTCAACTATAGTCCTGAAAAAATAAGGAGATGTGTGGAATTTGCCCTTGATGCATTGGATATCCGACACCTCAGAAATCGCTATCCCTTTGATTTATCAGGAGGAGAAAAACAGAAGGTTGCCCTGGCATCAGTCATATCAGTTAAGCCAGAAGTTTTGGTACTTGATGAACCAACATCCGAACTTGACGCTAGAGGAAGGACAGCTGTCCTCGAAACACTGGAGAAACTTAATAATGAGGGTATGACAATCATCCTAGCAGAACATAACCTTGATGAGGCCCTACCTCTTATGGATCGCCTCATGGTTCTTGATGATGGAAGAATTAGAATATTAGAAAAACCTGAAGATGTATTTAGAAACAATTTGTTCTTTGAACTTGGATTGAGAGCTCCTCAGAGCGTGGAAGTTGGGATGAAGCTTCGGCAGCGAAAAATGACCTTAACAATAGATGATGCTGCGATTTGTTTGAAAGATAACGTTTCAAATCTGAAGATCCTTAGGGATGCTCCTCAGACTCTGCATAGAGACCCCGTAATAGAAGTTAAAAATCTTTCTTTTCAGAGTAATAACCGGAATATTCTAAATGATATTAACCTTATTGTAAAGCGTGGAGAAGTGGTGGGTCTTGTAGGTGAGAATGGTTCGGGAAAAACCACACTGGCAATGATTCTAACAGGGCTTTTAAAACCTACTGCTGGAAATGTAAAAGTAATGGGCAGAGTGGTTGAAGGTGACCCCCGAGAAGTCCATGAAAGGGTGGGTTTTCTTTTTCAGAACCCTGAAAATCAGCTTTTCTGTAATTCTGTAAAATCTGAAATTGCTTATGGAACAGAAAAACTTAATGAAAATCTTGTTTCTAAGTTGATAAAGCAGATGGATTTGGAGAAATTTGGAGATAAACATCCACTAACGCTTAGCAGGGGAGAGAGGCAGAGGGTCGCTGCGGCCACGGCCTTATCAAGAGATCCAGACATCTTGATTGTAGATGAACCCACAACTGGACAGGATTGGAATCATGTGAAGGCATTCATGGATCTTCTGATAGGCTTGAACAAGGAGGGAAAGACTATCATCCTCATCACCCATGACATGAGGGTGGTGGCAGAATACTGTACAAGATTGCTTGTAATGAGAAATGGGGAGATAATAATGGATTCATCTACAAGAAATGCCTTTGCAAATATAAAACTATTGAAAAAGGCAGGCTTAAGACCCGCGCCGATTTCTGAGATAAGTTTGATGGCAGGAATAAACCCTCCCATTCTCCGGGTAGATGAGATTAAAAAGGTGAATAAAAATTGTTAA
- a CDS encoding ABC transporter transmembrane domain-containing protein, with amino-acid sequence MLKDLLSLAGRKKTKMLFSCILHVIACALAVVPFFVIYLIFLEIFVKSPDQRSVWVLLALIPFIYFGMSAILVSAYNISHVAAYEILADIRIELGKKLFRLPLGYFNERNTGELKTVMNENVELLEFFLAHHLPEMISTIFVPLFMAILLFLVDWKNGSDFCVPRGSCNPHNYGLG; translated from the coding sequence TTGTTAAAAGATCTGCTTAGCCTTGCGGGAAGAAAAAAGACTAAAATGCTCTTTTCTTGTATTTTACACGTGATTGCATGTGCTCTGGCCGTAGTCCCCTTTTTTGTAATATATCTCATTTTTCTGGAAATATTTGTCAAATCTCCAGATCAAAGGTCAGTATGGGTTCTTCTAGCCCTAATTCCTTTCATATATTTCGGCATGTCAGCTATTCTTGTGTCTGCATATAATATCTCCCATGTGGCAGCATATGAAATCCTTGCAGACATCCGAATTGAACTTGGAAAGAAACTCTTCAGATTACCTCTGGGATATTTCAATGAAAGGAATACCGGTGAACTGAAAACTGTTATGAATGAAAACGTGGAACTTCTGGAATTTTTCTTGGCCCATCACCTACCAGAAATGATAAGCACGATCTTTGTGCCTTTATTTATGGCAATTCTTCTTTTTTTAGTTGATTGGAAAAATGGCAGTGATTTCTGTGTTCCCCGTGGTTCTTGCAATCCTCATAATTATGGCTTGGGGTAG
- a CDS encoding ABC transporter ATP-binding protein — MVLAILIIMAWGRNWNDMIDAYLTAQTEVNSTIVEYLESIKVIKAFNQTANSFKTYRQNMANWRDSMIRWSKERAIPFAVYQGLVLSTPAFIIPAGLLLYCGGYLTIETFLMFLIVGPVFGNLFMRIYEFLRYGVEEKKCLERIYKVFDAKDICDRGKKRLNGFDITFKNVCFSYEKGANVLNNINFHVPEGTKCAIVGPSGSGKTTIGRLICRFWDVNKGEILIGGHNIKDLPLKDLLSNISMVSQDPHIFNDTILENIRIGNPKASMEEIIAVSKAAKCHEFIEKLPDGYLTSVGEAGAKLSGGEKQRIGIARALLKDAPIIILDEATVFLDPENEASIQDAISNLTKNKTVIMIAHRLHTIRNVEQILVLKEGKIVERGKYDELLNKNGLFRKMWDTYSSALSWSIKRGEVDV; from the coding sequence GTGGTTCTTGCAATCCTCATAATTATGGCTTGGGGTAGGAACTGGAATGATATGATAGATGCATATCTCACAGCCCAAACAGAGGTTAATTCCACCATTGTGGAATACCTTGAAAGCATCAAAGTCATCAAAGCCTTCAATCAAACTGCAAATTCCTTTAAAACTTATAGACAGAATATGGCAAACTGGAGAGACAGCATGATCAGATGGTCAAAAGAAAGAGCAATTCCATTCGCCGTTTATCAAGGTTTGGTGTTATCCACACCTGCATTCATAATTCCTGCTGGCCTGCTATTATATTGTGGAGGATATTTGACCATAGAAACTTTCTTAATGTTTTTAATAGTTGGCCCCGTTTTCGGAAATCTATTTATGCGCATCTACGAATTCTTAAGATATGGCGTTGAGGAAAAGAAATGCTTGGAAAGGATCTACAAAGTTTTTGATGCAAAAGATATATGTGATAGAGGAAAAAAGAGGTTAAATGGTTTTGACATTACATTCAAGAATGTATGCTTTAGCTATGAAAAGGGAGCAAATGTTCTAAACAATATCAATTTTCATGTGCCTGAAGGTACAAAGTGCGCCATTGTTGGACCCTCAGGGAGTGGTAAAACCACGATAGGAAGATTGATCTGCAGATTCTGGGACGTTAATAAAGGAGAAATCCTGATTGGGGGGCACAATATCAAAGATTTGCCCCTTAAAGATCTTTTATCAAATATTTCTATGGTTTCACAGGATCCACATATCTTCAATGACACTATTCTTGAAAATATCCGGATAGGAAATCCTAAAGCTTCAATGGAGGAAATAATTGCAGTTTCAAAGGCCGCAAAGTGTCACGAATTCATAGAAAAGCTTCCTGATGGATACTTAACCAGCGTTGGTGAAGCGGGTGCTAAACTGAGCGGTGGGGAAAAACAGAGAATAGGAATCGCAAGAGCACTTTTAAAGGACGCTCCTATAATTATTCTGGATGAAGCGACAGTTTTCCTTGACCCAGAAAATGAAGCTTCCATACAGGATGCTATAAGCAATTTAACTAAAAATAAAACTGTTATCATGATAGCCCATAGACTACACACAATAAGAAACGTGGAGCAGATACTGGTCCTGAAGGAAGGAAAAATTGTGGAAAGGGGAAAATATGATGAATTATTGAATAAAAATGGACTTTTCAGAAAGATGTGGGATACATACTCTTCGGCACTGAGTTGGAGTATTAAACGTGGTGAAGTGGATGTATAG
- a CDS encoding ABC transporter ATP-binding protein, translated as MYRELLFLAGENKDRLKITLILMSLYGLIKTLPLAFLYFIILELLEPSVNINRVSLLSLLIIISYIFIHIIDYRLFLRSMKEGLIMSYDLRMKLGDKLTKLSLGFFTDRSKGELNTTLGEYVSRIEYFITYMAPYLLTSLMSFFVLIIIFLILDWRLAMVSLSLIPLIWLAFRYSDKISEKVKQKREKSLFRLNAMIVEFIEGISDIKIFNQEFNKIHRFRETVEDFRDRNIRNVSVTMIPNIILLIFSSMLIVVVLPTGLYLYFGGALEIKTLIFFLIATPMVSESLAHYLYGYIHVKHSVGQAMEHIIKILKRKGVQEPSESKPLEKFDIEFENVSFSYNQEPLIKNISFKVPEKSVTAMVGPSGAGKSTIANLILRFWDVDAGRVKIGGYDVKDIDIETLFSCVSIIFQDVILFNNTVKENIRIGKKDATDEEVLAAAKAARCHEFVIKLPEGYDTTIGEKGTKLSEGEKQRISIARAILKDAPILILDEATVYIDPANEKMIQEAINELIYDKTVLIIAHRLSTIKAVDQIIVMKNGRIIEKGKHEELIAKNGFYRRLWETHKRAMTWKI; from the coding sequence ATGTATAGGGAATTACTTTTCCTTGCAGGAGAAAATAAAGATCGGTTAAAGATTACATTAATCCTCATGTCTCTATATGGTCTTATAAAAACCTTGCCTCTTGCATTTCTCTATTTTATTATATTGGAACTTCTAGAACCCTCAGTGAATATTAATAGAGTCTCACTTCTCTCCCTACTGATAATAATCAGTTACATCTTCATTCACATAATAGATTATCGCCTATTCCTGCGCTCTATGAAAGAGGGTCTTATAATGTCATATGATCTCAGAATGAAACTGGGAGATAAACTGACAAAATTATCACTGGGTTTTTTCACAGATAGAAGCAAGGGAGAACTCAACACAACACTTGGGGAATATGTTTCAAGGATAGAATATTTCATAACTTACATGGCCCCCTACTTGCTTACTTCTTTGATGTCCTTTTTTGTCCTCATCATCATTTTTTTGATTCTGGACTGGAGGCTTGCAATGGTATCCCTTTCCTTAATCCCCTTGATATGGCTAGCCTTTAGGTATTCAGACAAGATTTCTGAAAAGGTTAAACAGAAAAGGGAAAAATCATTATTTAGACTTAATGCGATGATCGTGGAATTCATAGAAGGGATATCAGACATAAAAATCTTCAACCAAGAGTTTAACAAAATTCATAGATTCAGGGAAACAGTCGAAGATTTCAGAGACAGAAACATTCGGAATGTATCAGTTACCATGATTCCCAATATAATTCTTTTGATATTTTCAAGTATGCTAATTGTAGTCGTCCTCCCAACTGGATTATATCTATATTTTGGAGGCGCTCTTGAAATAAAAACCCTCATTTTTTTCCTAATAGCTACACCAATGGTCTCTGAATCACTTGCACATTATCTATATGGTTACATACATGTAAAACATTCTGTGGGACAAGCAATGGAGCATATCATTAAAATATTAAAAAGGAAAGGCGTTCAGGAACCATCTGAAAGTAAACCTCTAGAAAAATTTGATATTGAATTTGAAAATGTTAGCTTCAGCTATAATCAAGAACCATTAATTAAAAATATAAGCTTTAAAGTTCCTGAAAAAAGTGTGACTGCCATGGTAGGACCATCTGGAGCTGGAAAAAGCACCATTGCAAATTTAATCCTCAGATTTTGGGATGTTGATGCTGGAAGAGTAAAAATTGGTGGTTATGACGTTAAAGACATAGACATAGAAACTCTCTTTTCATGCGTCTCCATCATCTTCCAAGATGTTATACTCTTCAACAACACGGTTAAAGAGAATATAAGGATAGGAAAGAAGGATGCGACCGATGAAGAAGTCTTAGCTGCAGCGAAGGCCGCGAGATGCCATGAATTTGTAATCAAGCTTCCTGAAGGATATGACACAACCATAGGAGAAAAAGGAACAAAATTAAGCGAAGGAGAAAAGCAGAGGATATCAATCGCTAGAGCCATACTTAAAGACGCTCCCATTTTAATTCTGGATGAAGCAACAGTCTACATAGACCCTGCCAATGAAAAAATGATACAGGAAGCCATCAACGAGCTGATTTATGATAAAACAGTTCTTATAATTGCTCATAGGCTTTCCACAATAAAAGCAGTGGACCAAATAATAGTAATGAAAAATGGTAGAATCATTGAAAAGGGTAAACATGAAGAACTGATAGCAAAAAATGGATTTTATCGTCGTTTATGGGAAACTCATAAAAGGGCAATGACATGGAAAATTTAA
- a CDS encoding adenylosuccinate synthetase, whose translation MTCTVLVGGGWGDEGKGKCITYLCYNDKPSIIARAGVGPNAGHSVEFRGDKYGLRLTPSGFFHEDARLLIGAGVLVDPEVFLHEMEYLSKYSVADRAGVDYRCAIIERKHKEQDQSSSYLSKKIGSTGTGCGPANAERVMRTAKLAREVEELGDFLTDVPLEVNEALDEGEDVFVEGSQGFGLSLYYGTYPYVTSKDTTASTAAADVGIGPTRVDEVIAVFKSYITRVGEGPFPTEISQEEAEEMGLEEYGTVTGRRRRIGLFDMEMARESCMINGATQIAVTCVDRLYPECERVREYSDLSAEVKRFIEDIESATGVPVTIISTGPSLEDTIDLRDELL comes from the coding sequence ATGACATGCACCGTTTTAGTTGGAGGAGGATGGGGTGACGAAGGTAAAGGCAAATGTATCACATATCTCTGTTACAATGACAAACCATCAATAATCGCAAGGGCCGGTGTGGGACCAAACGCGGGCCATTCCGTTGAGTTCAGAGGAGATAAGTACGGGCTCAGGTTAACCCCATCAGGTTTCTTCCATGAGGATGCAAGGCTCCTGATAGGGGCGGGGGTCCTGGTCGACCCGGAGGTCTTCCTCCATGAGATGGAGTACCTCTCAAAGTACAGTGTCGCTGACAGGGCAGGGGTTGACTACAGGTGCGCCATAATAGAGAGGAAGCACAAGGAGCAGGACCAGTCCTCCAGTTACCTCTCAAAGAAGATAGGGAGCACAGGCACCGGGTGCGGCCCGGCCAATGCTGAGCGCGTGATGAGGACTGCGAAGCTCGCCCGTGAAGTGGAGGAACTTGGGGACTTCCTGACGGACGTCCCCCTTGAGGTCAATGAGGCACTCGATGAGGGCGAGGACGTATTTGTTGAGGGCTCACAGGGCTTCGGCCTCTCCCTCTACTACGGGACCTACCCCTACGTTACGAGTAAGGACACAACTGCAAGCACCGCGGCTGCAGATGTCGGCATAGGACCCACAAGGGTTGATGAGGTCATAGCCGTCTTCAAGTCCTACATCACAAGGGTGGGTGAGGGTCCATTCCCAACCGAGATCAGCCAGGAGGAGGCTGAGGAGATGGGCCTTGAGGAGTACGGTACAGTCACAGGTAGAAGGAGGAGGATAGGCCTCTTTGACATGGAAATGGCCCGTGAATCATGCATGATCAATGGAGCCACGCAGATCGCTGTAACCTGTGTCGACAGGCTTTACCCTGAATGTGAACGTGTCAGGGAGTACTCGGACCTTTCCGCTGAGGTTAAACGTTTCATTGAGGATATAGAATCCGCAACAGGGGTCCCGGTTACCATAATATCCACGGGGCCATCACTTGAGGATACGATTGACCTCCGGGATGAACTCCTCTAG